Proteins encoded within one genomic window of Salipaludibacillus agaradhaerens:
- a CDS encoding glycosyltransferase family 2 protein, whose protein sequence is MIPKISIIVAVYNLSDYLPTCIDSILNQSFKEFELLLIDDGSTDDSIEICKKYEQVDNRVRLIQKANGGIASVRNCGIREAKGKYIGFVDGDDFIHRDMYHSLLKVIEATSSDIAVCDFAEVYPDDPVPQLNDSGSIANTVVYSSMQALKQLYTKDALTFIYPWNKLYRKSLFTELKYVEGKNYDDEFIAHKLLYRCKTIAYVNKVGYYYLQRQGSWVRSPFTVKKFDRVYALNDRRVFFKEKQLKDLHALSVHQFMEVFLWYYHHATDTLTDIDDELATLKASFNDAFFDLLRHKNIRLKQKIMLIIFRFNPRRFQKLKAKKEAQASKSASL, encoded by the coding sequence ATGATACCAAAAATAAGTATTATTGTGGCCGTATATAATTTATCAGACTATTTGCCAACATGTATAGATTCTATCTTAAATCAATCGTTTAAAGAGTTTGAGCTTCTGTTAATCGATGACGGATCAACAGACGACTCAATCGAAATATGTAAAAAATATGAGCAAGTTGATAACAGAGTGCGCCTCATTCAAAAAGCAAATGGTGGTATTGCCTCTGTGAGAAATTGTGGGATAAGAGAAGCCAAAGGCAAGTATATTGGCTTTGTAGATGGGGATGATTTTATCCATCGTGATATGTATCATTCATTACTAAAAGTGATAGAAGCAACCTCATCAGATATAGCGGTGTGCGATTTTGCAGAAGTTTACCCTGATGATCCTGTTCCTCAGCTAAATGATTCAGGTTCCATTGCCAATACGGTTGTTTATTCCAGTATGCAAGCTTTAAAGCAACTTTATACGAAGGATGCCTTGACATTTATCTATCCATGGAACAAATTATACCGCAAATCATTATTCACTGAACTAAAATATGTTGAAGGCAAAAATTATGACGATGAGTTTATTGCCCATAAATTATTATATCGTTGTAAAACGATAGCCTATGTTAATAAAGTGGGCTACTATTATTTACAGCGTCAAGGCAGTTGGGTAAGGTCACCGTTTACAGTGAAAAAATTCGATAGAGTTTATGCCTTAAATGATAGAAGGGTTTTCTTTAAGGAAAAACAACTAAAAGACCTTCATGCATTGTCCGTTCATCAATTTATGGAAGTCTTCTTATGGTATTATCATCATGCAACAGACACTTTGACAGATATTGACGACGAATTAGCAACGTTAAAAGCAAGTTTTAACGATGCTTTTTTTGATTTGTTGCGACATAAAAATATACGGTTAAAGCAAAAAATAATGCTCATTATTTTTCGTTTTAATCCACGTCGGTTTCAGAAGTTAAAAGCTAAGAAAGAAGCGCAAGCTAGTAAATCCGCATCACTGTAA
- a CDS encoding adenylyltransferase/cytidyltransferase family protein, with product MKPLTIGYTTGVFDLFHIGHLNILKRAKEHCDYLIVGVSTDELVQSYKNKTPVIPFHERIAIVDAIQYVDKVIAQEHRDKYKTWEELQYDIMFVGDDWKGTPLFDDLEAKFQTVGVNIMYFPYTGGVSSTLVKEKLLT from the coding sequence TTGAAACCATTAACAATAGGTTATACTACTGGCGTCTTTGATTTGTTCCACATCGGTCATTTAAATATTTTAAAACGTGCCAAAGAACATTGTGATTATTTGATTGTAGGTGTGAGCACTGACGAACTCGTTCAATCATACAAGAATAAGACACCTGTTATCCCTTTTCATGAACGAATAGCGATTGTCGACGCGATTCAATATGTTGATAAAGTCATAGCCCAAGAGCATCGAGATAAATATAAAACATGGGAAGAACTCCAATATGACATTATGTTCGTAGGAGATGACTGGAAAGGCACGCCATTGTTCGATGACCTTGAAGCAAAATTTCAAACGGTTGGGGTTAATATTATGTATTTTCCTTATACTGGTGGCGTTTCTTCTACCCTTGTAAAAGAAAAGCTGCTGACATAA
- a CDS encoding glycosyltransferase family 2 protein, whose protein sequence is MMNEKCVDISVIVPVFNVADFVLPCLNSIKDQTFKNIEVLIINDGSSDGSDELCEEFARTDDRFKVIHQRNGGLSAARNTGIQHASGLYLAFIDGDDKIDPLMLETLFQLCESSKSEIAVCGMGKEIDGRPVFKQPETHSIKHFNTTEAMRELFKGELYRFAACNKLYKKELFSTVTFPTGRIHEDLQTTYKVIGQAKRLTFTDYIGYIYVQRSDSILNKAYHEDRLDSFRGWDDIIFYMNEKFPELKDSYLSCYAYWTADHIFYILNQVSNRTTKRRYLRAIQTHLKKHYRQVMNVESLSIKYKCLLTMLRFNIALVNMNYQVKKALRKAS, encoded by the coding sequence ATGATGAATGAAAAGTGTGTTGATATTTCAGTTATTGTCCCGGTTTTTAACGTAGCTGATTTTGTCTTACCTTGTTTAAACAGTATTAAAGATCAAACCTTCAAAAATATTGAAGTCCTTATTATCAATGACGGATCTAGCGACGGAAGTGATGAGTTATGTGAAGAATTTGCTAGGACAGATGATCGTTTCAAGGTTATTCATCAACGAAATGGTGGGTTATCTGCAGCGAGAAATACTGGGATCCAGCATGCTTCAGGCTTATACTTAGCGTTTATAGACGGTGATGATAAAATTGATCCGCTCATGTTAGAAACGTTATTCCAATTATGTGAGTCTTCAAAAAGTGAGATAGCCGTATGTGGAATGGGGAAAGAAATAGACGGTAGACCAGTGTTTAAACAGCCAGAAACGCATTCAATTAAACACTTTAATACGACAGAGGCTATGAGAGAACTTTTCAAAGGTGAGCTTTATCGCTTTGCTGCATGTAATAAGCTGTATAAAAAAGAACTCTTCTCCACTGTGACCTTTCCGACTGGTAGAATTCATGAAGATCTCCAAACGACGTATAAAGTGATCGGCCAAGCAAAACGTCTTACCTTTACAGACTATATTGGCTATATTTATGTGCAACGGAGTGACAGCATTCTTAATAAAGCTTATCATGAAGACCGGTTGGATTCATTCAGAGGATGGGATGACATTATCTTTTATATGAATGAAAAATTCCCTGAGCTGAAAGACAGCTACCTCTCGTGTTATGCCTATTGGACGGCTGATCATATCTTTTATATATTGAATCAAGTATCTAACCGTACTACGAAACGGCGTTATCTACGGGCCATACAAACTCACTTGAAAAAACACTATAGACAGGTTATGAATGTGGAAAGTCTATCAATTAAGTACAAATGTTTATTAACAATGTTGCGGTTTAATATCGCGTTAGTGAATATGAATTACCAAGTAAAAAAGGCGCTGCGGAAAGCGTCTTAA